The Halobaculum magnesiiphilum genome contains the following window.
GGCCGCCGGCGTCGTCCGGCTACGGGTCCGCGTTCAGCGCCTCAGCGAGCCGGTCGACCTCCGCCTCGGTGTTGAACGCGTGGACGGACGCCCGCACCGCCTCCGGGTCGGGGAGATCGCGGATCACGATCCCCTCCCCGTGGAGGCGTTCGACGGTCGCCTCGGGGTCGGCCACGTCGACGGTGACGAGCCCGGATTCCGGGTCCTCGGGCGACAGCAGGCGGTGGTCGTCGACCCGGTCGGTCAGCCGGCCCGCGAGATCGAGCACGCGGTCGCGGACGGCGTCGAGCCCGACGGACTCCAACGTCTCGACGGCCTCGCGGAGCCCGACGTGCGGCCCAGGCGACGCGGTGCCGCGCTCGAAGCGCGCGCCGCCCGGGTTCAGGTCGTACGCGTCGGCGCCGGCGTCGTCGACGCTCCGGTAGCTGACCTGCGCCGGGTGCAGGTCGCCCGCGGCGGCCGGGTCGACGTACAACAGCCCGGCGCCCCACGGCCCGAGACACCACTTGTGGCCCGAGCAGGCGACCGCGTCGGCGCCCCACTCGGGCACCGACAGCGGGCGCTGGCCCGGCGACTGCACCGCGTCGACGAGGGAGAACGCGCCCGCGTCG
Protein-coding sequences here:
- a CDS encoding aminotransferase class V-fold PLP-dependent enzyme translates to MSGAGFDPDLDAEHGERPGSPEALRESIPACDRVAYFNTGATGPSPGRVLDAAAAWERYHKVDVLADADPYEVAFDEYERLRERLAAFLDAPADAIGLTESTADGVSAVAAALDWEPGDVVVRTDLEHPAGTLPFERLERRRGVEVRVVDTEDGRIDTDAFADAVADADLACFSSLSWNYGTRLPVRELCEIAADAGAFSLVDAVQSPGQRPLSVPEWGADAVACSGHKWCLGPWGAGLLYVDPAAAGDLHPAQVSYRSVDDAGADAYDLNPGGARFERGTASPGPHVGLREAVETLESVGLDAVRDRVLDLAGRLTDRVDDHRLLSPEDPESGLVTVDVADPEATVERLHGEGIVIRDLPDPEAVRASVHAFNTEAEVDRLAEALNADP